Proteins found in one Sporosarcina sp. FSL K6-3457 genomic segment:
- the spoIIAB gene encoding anti-sigma F factor: MNNEMTLSFVAIEENEALARMAMTCFITPLDPTIEEISEFKTIVSEAVTNAIIHGYEQDGTSLVTLHAIIQDNKVTMTVRDEGMGIFDVEQAMEPMFTTRPFMERSGMGFTIMESFADSLSVESVIGKGTVVKFEKTFSPVTEVSRMR; encoded by the coding sequence ATGAACAATGAAATGACGTTATCATTCGTCGCAATTGAAGAAAATGAAGCACTGGCAAGGATGGCGATGACTTGTTTCATCACACCTCTTGATCCAACAATCGAGGAAATCTCAGAATTTAAAACAATTGTTTCAGAAGCTGTGACGAATGCAATTATTCATGGCTATGAACAGGATGGGACAAGCCTTGTCACGCTTCATGCCATCATTCAAGACAACAAAGTAACGATGACCGTACGTGATGAAGGGATGGGGATTTTTGACGTGGAACAGGCCATGGAACCGATGTTTACGACACGTCCATTCATGGAACGTTCGGGGATGGGATTTACGATTATGGAAAGCTTTGCGGATAGTCTATCTGTTGAATCTGTTATTGGAAAAGGAACAGTTGTCAAGTTCGAAAAAACGTTTTCTCCGGTTACGGAAGTAAGCAGAATGAGGTGA
- a CDS encoding anti-sigma factor antagonist (This anti-anti-sigma factor, or anti-sigma factor antagonist, belongs to a family that includes characterized members SpoIIAA, RsbV, RsfA, and RsfB.): MADIEILDNGILIVTLRGELDNHKANQIRTNISTSIFTGQVRAIIWNLEGLGFMDSAGIGLILGRMRDLVPSNGETLILNPTSTMEKIFNFSGLGSNIRHCTIDKAIGEIGGVLHEQ; encoded by the coding sequence ATGGCTGACATCGAAATACTAGACAATGGCATCTTAATAGTGACACTACGCGGGGAATTGGATAATCATAAGGCGAATCAAATCAGAACGAACATCTCCACATCTATTTTTACGGGACAAGTTCGGGCAATCATTTGGAATTTAGAAGGGCTTGGCTTTATGGATAGCGCAGGAATCGGGCTCATACTCGGAAGGATGCGTGATTTAGTTCCTTCAAATGGGGAGACGCTCATCTTGAATCCTACCTCGACAATGGAAAAGATATTTAACTTTTCTGGTCTTGGATCGAATATAAGACATTGTACGATCGACAAAGCGATCGGGGAAATCGGAGGGGTTTTACATGAACAATGA